The following are encoded in a window of Prochlorococcus marinus str. MIT 1013 genomic DNA:
- a CDS encoding citrate synthase has translation MVLKPGLEGVPVTNSGICEINGTEGKLNYRGYPISELAQKSSFLETAFLLIWGELPTKNELHKFEEDVQMHRRVSFRIRDMLKCFPESGHPMDALQASAASLGLFYSRRAIDDPKYIYDAVVRLIAKIPTMVAAFEQIRKGDDPIQPQDDLPYSSNFLYMLTEREPNPLAARVFDRCLILHAEHSLNASTFSARVTASTLTDPYAVVASAVGTLAGPLHGGANEDVIAMLEEIGRPEKASSFLNDAIAKKRKVMGFGHREYRVKDPRATILQAFAEELFSEFGKDEMYEVAKALEEEAISKLGPKGIFPNVDFYSGLVYRKLGIPRDLFTPVFAISRVAGWLAHWREQLGANRIFRPSQIYEGAKIRNWQPLESR, from the coding sequence TTGGTTCTAAAGCCAGGCTTGGAAGGGGTTCCAGTAACCAATTCAGGGATATGCGAAATCAATGGAACAGAAGGAAAGCTGAACTACAGGGGTTATCCAATATCAGAGCTAGCCCAAAAAAGTAGTTTTTTAGAAACTGCATTTCTCTTGATATGGGGGGAACTTCCCACTAAAAATGAGCTTCATAAATTTGAAGAGGACGTTCAAATGCATAGACGAGTGAGCTTTCGAATTAGAGATATGCTTAAGTGTTTCCCAGAATCTGGGCATCCTATGGATGCTCTGCAAGCAAGTGCTGCATCTCTGGGCCTCTTTTATTCTCGAAGAGCAATTGATGATCCAAAATATATTTACGACGCAGTAGTTAGGTTGATTGCAAAAATTCCAACTATGGTTGCTGCTTTCGAGCAAATAAGAAAAGGAGACGATCCAATTCAACCCCAGGATGATTTACCATATTCTTCCAATTTCCTGTATATGCTCACCGAGAGGGAGCCAAATCCTCTCGCAGCAAGAGTTTTCGACAGATGTTTAATTCTTCATGCCGAGCACAGTCTCAATGCGAGTACGTTTAGCGCAAGAGTAACTGCCAGCACATTAACTGATCCATATGCTGTAGTAGCTTCTGCCGTTGGGACATTGGCTGGTCCTCTTCATGGAGGGGCCAATGAAGATGTGATAGCAATGCTAGAAGAGATTGGAAGACCTGAGAAGGCCTCTTCATTTCTCAATGATGCAATTGCAAAAAAAAGGAAAGTCATGGGCTTTGGGCACAGGGAGTATCGTGTCAAAGATCCTAGAGCAACAATTTTACAAGCCTTCGCAGAGGAACTTTTCTCGGAATTTGGTAAAGATGAAATGTATGAAGTAGCCAAAGCACTTGAAGAAGAGGCCATTTCCAAACTGGGGCCAAAAGGTATATTCCCAAATGTTGACTTTTACTCCGGACTTGTTTATCGAAAACTTGGTATTCCTCGAGATTTGTTTACACCGGTTTTTGCGATTTCCAGAGTTGCTGGTTGGTTGGCTCACTGGAGAGAGCAACTTGGAGCAAATAGAATTTTTAGACCATCACAAATTTACGAAGGAGCAAAAATCAGAAATTGGCAGCCTCTTGAGAGTAGATAA
- the purE gene encoding 5-(carboxyamino)imidazole ribonucleotide mutase: MSLTEANTFKEVAVVMGSDSDLKTLQPAVAILDQFGISNEVRILSAHRTPKEMMDFAQMAESNGFGVIIAGAGGAAHLPGMIASLTTLPVIGVPVKSKALSGIDSMYSILQMPSGIPVATVAIEGGLNAGLLATQILAVNNTELTNKLKTYRSELHDLVVKKDQRLKEIGAKTYLEKMS; this comes from the coding sequence TTGTCTTTAACCGAAGCTAATACATTTAAGGAAGTGGCAGTAGTAATGGGTAGTGATTCAGACCTTAAAACTCTTCAGCCTGCGGTTGCAATTCTAGATCAATTTGGCATATCTAATGAAGTAAGGATCTTATCTGCTCATAGAACTCCAAAAGAAATGATGGATTTTGCTCAAATGGCAGAATCAAATGGTTTTGGAGTCATAATTGCTGGGGCTGGAGGGGCTGCTCATTTACCTGGAATGATCGCATCGCTTACGACCCTTCCAGTGATAGGAGTTCCCGTCAAAAGCAAGGCGCTTTCAGGAATAGATTCTATGTATTCAATATTGCAAATGCCCTCAGGCATACCAGTAGCAACGGTTGCCATTGAAGGAGGCCTAAATGCTGGCCTTTTAGCTACTCAAATTTTGGCAGTTAACAATACTGAATTAACAAATAAATTAAAAACCTACAGATCTGAGCTTCACGACCTTGTCGTAAAAAAAGATCAAAGACTTAAGGAGATTGGAGCTAAAACTTATCTAGAAAAAATGTCATGA
- the bchM gene encoding magnesium protoporphyrin IX methyltransferase, whose translation MTTQIENNEKAEVTEYFNGTGFDRWNRIYSESDDVNKVQKNIRIGHQKTVDDVISWLKAYDNIKDKSFCDAGCGVGSLSIPLAKLGAKSIHLSDISEAMINETKNRAKEAGLDLNKLNFRTSDLENLKGSFNTVICLDVFIHYPQKEAEAMVKHLCQLSDERLIVSFAPYTPLLALLKGIGQLFPGPSKTTRAYTLREAGIIEAAKQSGFKVIKSKLNQAPFYFSKLIEFVKY comes from the coding sequence ATGACAACGCAAATTGAGAACAACGAAAAGGCCGAAGTCACAGAATATTTTAATGGGACTGGGTTTGATAGATGGAATCGAATATATAGCGAAAGTGATGATGTAAATAAAGTGCAAAAAAATATAAGGATAGGTCACCAAAAGACAGTTGATGATGTCATTAGTTGGTTGAAAGCTTATGACAATATCAAGGACAAAAGTTTCTGTGATGCTGGCTGCGGTGTTGGTAGTTTAAGTATTCCATTGGCAAAATTGGGTGCTAAATCGATTCATTTAAGTGATATTTCTGAAGCGATGATAAATGAGACAAAAAACAGGGCAAAGGAAGCAGGTTTGGACTTAAATAAGCTGAATTTTCGAACATCTGATTTAGAAAATTTAAAAGGTTCATTTAATACAGTTATTTGCTTAGATGTTTTCATTCACTACCCTCAAAAGGAGGCTGAGGCAATGGTGAAACATCTCTGTCAATTATCTGATGAGAGATTAATTGTTAGCTTTGCTCCTTATACTCCTTTACTAGCCCTTTTGAAAGGTATTGGTCAACTATTCCCTGGACCAAGTAAAACTACTCGGGCCTATACATTAAGGGAGGCTGGAATTATAGAAGCTGCAAAGCAATCTGGCTTTAAAGTAATCAAAAGCAAGTTGAATCAAGCTCCTTTCTATTTCTCGAAACTAATAGAATTTGTGAAATACTAA
- a CDS encoding rhodanese-like domain-containing protein has translation MNQKIPLNISPKELNKILEDDSSEKPFIVDVREDNEIAIASFSFSVLHLPLSQAANWSNKIGELLPLNQPIVVVCHAGVRSMNFGIWLLEQGITKSVWNLVGGIDAWSTDVDQSVPRY, from the coding sequence ATGAACCAGAAGATTCCTTTAAATATATCTCCAAAAGAGTTAAATAAAATCTTAGAAGATGATTCTTCTGAAAAACCATTTATTGTAGATGTGAGGGAGGACAATGAAATTGCTATTGCTTCATTTTCATTTTCAGTATTACATCTTCCTTTGAGTCAGGCCGCAAACTGGTCAAATAAAATAGGTGAACTGTTACCGCTGAATCAGCCCATTGTCGTTGTCTGCCATGCGGGTGTAAGAAGTATGAATTTTGGTATTTGGCTTTTAGAACAAGGAATAACTAAAAGTGTTTGGAATCTAGTCGGAGGGATAGATGCTTGGAGTACTGATGTTGATCAATCTGTTCCAAGGTACTAA
- a CDS encoding N-acetylglucosamine-6-phosphate deacetylase, which yields MRKIKNIKLPQPDKSEDENSLFSLVLDEYGIILSIDKSSNRNSIYGEDWCGDWLSPRAIDLQINGGLGISFTDLTFNKIPKLLTLLDRLWLDGVEGICPTFVSCSIDQFQLGMKVLKEAKKHTSKNRCRLLGAHMEGPFLCESYSGAHDIESICKPSISALNQRIKGFEDDIALMTLAPELIGSFDVISRLRELNILVSLGHSSADFDSAMNAFNNGVTMVTHTFNAMKGLHHRAIGPIGAAARRDDVFLGLIADGVHVHADMIRLLKILAPKQIVLVSDAISAYGLGDGSFDWDKRLITVENGLCRLPNDTIAGSTLPLLDACKKIAKWINDPSAAIWMGTLAPRMVLSQKKMTLKSFFIGKNIQSLLRWKINSCNQELSWHMAA from the coding sequence ATGAGAAAAATTAAAAACATTAAATTACCTCAACCAGATAAAAGCGAAGATGAAAATAGTTTATTCTCACTGGTTTTAGATGAATATGGAATTATTCTCTCGATTGATAAAAGTTCCAATAGAAATTCAATTTATGGCGAAGATTGGTGTGGTGATTGGCTAAGTCCAAGAGCGATTGATCTTCAAATAAATGGAGGTTTAGGAATCTCATTTACAGATTTAACTTTTAATAAAATACCTAAATTATTAACATTGCTTGATCGACTTTGGCTTGATGGAGTGGAAGGAATTTGTCCAACTTTTGTTAGTTGTTCTATAGATCAATTCCAATTAGGAATGAAGGTCTTAAAGGAAGCTAAAAAACATACTTCGAAAAATAGATGTCGACTTCTTGGTGCTCATATGGAAGGACCTTTTTTATGCGAATCATATTCTGGAGCACATGATATAGAAAGTATTTGTAAGCCAAGTATTTCTGCTTTAAATCAGAGAATAAAGGGATTTGAAGACGACATAGCATTAATGACATTGGCTCCAGAATTAATAGGTTCTTTTGATGTCATTTCTCGTCTAAGAGAATTAAATATCTTGGTTTCGCTGGGACATTCTTCAGCTGATTTTGATTCGGCGATGAATGCTTTTAATAATGGAGTGACCATGGTTACACATACTTTTAATGCAATGAAAGGTTTACATCATCGAGCTATTGGACCTATCGGAGCGGCTGCAAGAAGAGACGATGTCTTCCTAGGATTGATTGCTGATGGTGTTCATGTTCATGCAGATATGATTAGGCTTTTAAAGATACTTGCACCAAAGCAAATTGTTTTAGTCAGTGATGCAATATCAGCTTATGGTTTAGGAGATGGATCGTTTGATTGGGACAAACGTTTGATTACAGTAGAAAATGGTTTATGCAGACTTCCAAATGACACAATTGCAGGATCTACTCTGCCTTTACTAGATGCATGCAAAAAAATAGCTAAATGGATTAATGATCCTTCTGCTGCTATTTGGATGGGAACACTTGCTCCACGTATGGTATTAAGTCAGAAGAAAATGACTTTAAAATCTTTTTTTATTGGAAAAAATATTCAGTCTTTACTTCGATGGAAAATCAATTCTTGTAATCAAGAGTTGTCTTGGCATATGGCTGCGTAA
- the nuoH gene encoding NADH-quinone oxidoreductase subunit NuoH, producing MNSGIDLEMSFTQGVQNLGLSHELAHLLWIPLPMLLVLVSAVIGVLVTVWLERKISAAAQQRIGPEYAGALGILQPMADGLKLLVKEDIIPARADSVLFTVGPILVLVPVILSWLIVPFGQNLLISNVGIGIFLWIALSSIQPIGLLMSGYSSNNKYSLLGGLRAAAQSISYEIPLALSVLAIVMMSNSLSTVDIVEQQNTAGFLSWNIWRQPIGFIIFWICALAECERLPFDLPEAEEELVAGYQTEYAGMKFALFYLAGYINLVLSALLVSVLYLGGWGFPISIDWFASLIGLSIDNPLVQIIAASVGIVMTILKAYLLVFLAILLRWTTPRVRIDQLLDLGWKFLLPISLVNLLVTASLKLAFPMAFGG from the coding sequence GTGAATTCAGGTATAGACCTTGAAATGAGTTTTACCCAAGGTGTTCAAAACCTTGGTTTATCGCATGAATTAGCACATCTTTTATGGATCCCTCTTCCAATGCTTTTAGTATTGGTGTCAGCTGTAATTGGAGTATTAGTAACAGTATGGCTTGAACGAAAAATTTCTGCAGCAGCTCAACAGAGAATTGGGCCTGAATATGCAGGTGCACTTGGTATTCTTCAACCAATGGCAGACGGTTTGAAACTTTTAGTTAAAGAAGACATTATTCCAGCAAGGGCAGACAGTGTTCTATTTACAGTTGGTCCGATATTAGTTTTAGTTCCGGTAATTCTATCTTGGTTAATTGTTCCTTTTGGTCAAAATCTTTTAATTAGCAATGTAGGAATAGGAATCTTTTTATGGATTGCCCTAAGTAGTATTCAGCCCATTGGTCTACTAATGAGTGGCTATTCCTCCAATAATAAATATTCTTTGCTAGGTGGACTTAGAGCAGCCGCTCAATCAATTAGTTATGAAATTCCACTAGCGCTTTCGGTTTTGGCAATAGTTATGATGAGTAATTCATTAAGTACTGTTGATATAGTTGAGCAACAAAATACTGCTGGTTTTCTTAGCTGGAATATATGGCGACAACCTATAGGTTTTATTATTTTTTGGATCTGTGCGTTAGCTGAATGTGAGAGACTCCCTTTTGATTTGCCCGAGGCAGAAGAAGAACTTGTAGCTGGTTATCAAACTGAATATGCAGGTATGAAATTTGCTCTGTTTTATTTAGCTGGATACATAAATCTTGTTTTATCTGCTTTACTTGTTTCCGTTCTGTACTTAGGAGGATGGGGTTTTCCGATCTCAATTGATTGGTTTGCATCTTTGATAGGTCTTTCAATTGATAATCCATTGGTTCAAATCATTGCTGCTTCTGTTGGAATTGTTATGACAATCCTCAAGGCTTATTTACTTGTTTTTTTAGCAATCTTATTAAGATGGACTACTCCAAGAGTTCGGATTGATCAACTACTTGATTTAGGTTGGAAATTTCTTTTACCTATTTCACTGGTCAATTTACTTGTAACTGCTTCACTTAAACTGGCATTTCCTATGGCATTTGGCGGATAA
- the trpB gene encoding tryptophan synthase subunit beta: MTDTLSTQFKDSDLSPLIRPNALGRFGKYGGQYVPETLIPALIELEQAAKEAWKDSSFNSELNHLLKTYVGRSTPLYEATRLTQHYRKNTLKGPRIWLKREDLNHTGAHKINNALGQALLAIRMRKKRIIAETGAGQHGVATATVCARFGLECIIYMGKEDMRRQALNVFRMRLLGASVRPVTSGTATLKDATSEAIRDWVTNVETTHYILGSVAGPHPYPMLVRDFHAVIGEETKQQCKQAFGRSPDVLLACVGGGSNAMGLFHSFVEDKSVRMIGVEAAGDGVETGRHAATITEGRIGVLHGAMSLLLQDKDGQVEEAHSISAGLDYPGVGPEHSYLKEIGRAEYAAVTDTEAIEALQLVSKLEGIIPALETAHAFAYLEKLCPNLNHGSEIVINCSGRGDKDVNTVAEKIGSKI, from the coding sequence GTGACAGATACACTCTCAACACAATTTAAAGATTCTGATTTATCTCCATTAATAAGGCCAAATGCTCTTGGTCGATTTGGTAAATACGGGGGGCAATATGTTCCTGAAACTTTAATACCTGCCCTTATTGAATTAGAGCAAGCTGCTAAAGAAGCATGGAAAGATTCTTCATTCAATTCAGAACTGAATCATTTACTAAAAACTTACGTAGGCAGATCGACTCCTCTATATGAAGCCACAAGATTAACTCAACATTACAGAAAAAATACATTAAAAGGACCACGGATTTGGCTTAAAAGAGAAGATTTAAATCACACAGGTGCTCACAAAATTAATAATGCACTTGGGCAAGCTCTTCTTGCGATACGGATGAGAAAAAAAAGAATTATTGCTGAAACTGGAGCTGGACAGCATGGAGTTGCAACTGCGACAGTCTGCGCTCGTTTTGGATTGGAATGCATTATCTATATGGGCAAAGAAGATATGAGAAGACAAGCCTTAAACGTGTTCCGAATGCGGTTGCTTGGAGCCTCAGTGAGGCCAGTAACAAGTGGAACTGCAACACTCAAAGATGCAACAAGCGAAGCGATTCGAGATTGGGTTACTAATGTTGAAACTACTCACTATATTCTCGGTTCAGTTGCGGGCCCACATCCATATCCAATGTTGGTAAGAGATTTTCACGCAGTTATTGGAGAAGAAACAAAGCAACAATGTAAGCAAGCTTTTGGGAGGTCTCCCGATGTGCTTTTAGCTTGTGTTGGTGGCGGATCGAATGCGATGGGTCTTTTCCATTCTTTCGTTGAAGACAAAAGTGTGCGAATGATTGGAGTTGAAGCTGCTGGAGATGGAGTCGAAACTGGTCGACATGCAGCGACAATTACTGAAGGAAGGATAGGAGTTCTTCATGGAGCCATGAGTCTCTTACTACAAGACAAAGATGGGCAAGTTGAGGAGGCGCATTCCATTAGCGCAGGTCTTGATTATCCAGGAGTTGGACCGGAGCATAGTTACTTAAAAGAAATTGGACGTGCTGAATATGCAGCTGTTACTGACACTGAAGCCATAGAAGCTCTGCAATTAGTTAGTAAATTAGAAGGTATTATTCCTGCGCTAGAGACCGCTCATGCATTTGCCTATCTGGAAAAACTTTGCCCAAATCTCAATCATGGTTCAGAAATTGTCATCAACTGTTCTGGCAGAGGAGATAAAGATGTGAATACAGTTGCTGAAAAAATAGGTTCAAAAATATAG
- the cysC gene encoding adenylyl-sulfate kinase, whose amino-acid sequence MEQKSQSPLSKATNIVWHQSSVNREARSQQRGHSSAILWFTGLSGSGKSTLANAVNVALHKNGYSTYVLDGDNIRHGLCKDLGFSDLDREENIRRIGEVSKLFLDAGIIVLTAFVSPFRADRDNARSLVGENDFIEIYCSADLGVCETRDTKGLYAKARNGDIKDFTGISSPYEDPQSPELKIDTGNLEIDKCVDIVTNLLVKKNIISKIS is encoded by the coding sequence ATGGAACAAAAATCCCAAAGTCCTCTATCAAAAGCCACCAATATAGTTTGGCATCAATCTTCAGTTAATAGAGAAGCTAGATCTCAGCAAAGAGGACATAGCAGTGCCATACTTTGGTTTACAGGTCTATCTGGTTCAGGGAAAAGCACGCTAGCTAATGCAGTAAATGTAGCTCTACACAAAAATGGTTATTCAACTTATGTTTTAGATGGTGACAACATCAGACATGGTTTATGCAAAGACTTAGGTTTTTCTGATCTTGATAGAGAAGAAAATATTAGAAGAATTGGCGAAGTCTCTAAATTGTTTCTTGACGCTGGAATAATTGTTTTGACTGCATTCGTATCACCATTTAGAGCCGATCGCGATAATGCAAGATCATTAGTTGGAGAAAATGATTTTATAGAAATATATTGTTCAGCTGATTTAGGGGTTTGTGAAACAAGAGATACCAAAGGACTTTATGCCAAGGCAAGAAATGGAGATATCAAAGATTTCACTGGAATCTCAAGTCCTTATGAAGATCCTCAGTCTCCAGAATTGAAAATTGATACTGGAAATCTAGAGATTGATAAATGTGTAGACATAGTTACTAACTTGCTTGTGAAAAAAAATATTATTTCAAAAATTTCTTAG
- a CDS encoding DUF3352 domain-containing protein, translated as MKSRLSYFLISVTIISSIFTGIFIWRNKQLKQTPIYEQSFNAPVSSKYIPTNTDLIFHWKLNPAIIPKYIENFQDKVSQHTINKQISFIRDSSFKLISLDFAKDISKWVGDYGSFAIFASSNKPLNDWIMVLAIKEDVNIEKELESISGSEIIDNANRKINELSTSKIKIISKKINSNNSIYFSNDKDNLLIASNPKIIKMSIEKLYSNQLNTKKNYKNIQLKDNLKDGFLLLEISPKKILNLLGQEEKLFEINKIDKLISSINLDKNKLNLEGIISYDIKTKMQVKDIKYNLIDIKNESELLEDYILVDNPKQYFGKDSVHPYQKLIANLIKESTTSDYSNLFKIILESSKGNLIWVKDKDWFVLTRKSDTSKTEISDILKKENFLISNLDFKNRKLEIWSKISTDENDKYELKEKIEAIIEEDEETYIWSQNLSSISNFDNINYSDTEKNTDKFDDFDDVLRIHLGEEKTKTVFNNFYPYILFNTMLGNKLYPPQNIDITIAVPTINYPDFIKVKINLKTS; from the coding sequence ATGAAATCACGTCTATCTTATTTTTTAATATCAGTAACAATAATTTCATCAATTTTCACAGGGATATTTATCTGGCGCAATAAGCAACTCAAGCAAACCCCTATCTATGAACAATCATTTAATGCTCCAGTTTCCTCGAAATATATACCAACAAATACTGATCTCATTTTTCACTGGAAACTCAATCCAGCCATAATTCCAAAATATATCGAAAATTTTCAGGATAAAGTTAGTCAACACACTATAAATAAACAAATAAGTTTTATTAGAGATTCTTCTTTTAAGTTGATTAGTCTTGATTTTGCAAAAGACATCTCAAAATGGGTAGGAGATTATGGGAGTTTTGCTATATTTGCTTCAAGCAACAAACCACTAAATGATTGGATTATGGTCTTAGCAATAAAAGAAGATGTAAATATTGAAAAAGAATTAGAATCTATTTCAGGCTCAGAAATCATTGATAATGCGAATAGAAAAATCAATGAATTAAGCACTTCAAAAATAAAAATAATTTCAAAAAAAATTAATTCAAATAACTCAATTTACTTTTCAAATGACAAAGATAATCTTTTAATAGCATCCAATCCGAAAATTATAAAAATGTCAATAGAAAAATTATATAGTAATCAATTAAATACCAAAAAAAATTATAAGAATATTCAATTAAAGGATAATCTAAAAGACGGTTTCTTATTATTAGAAATATCTCCAAAGAAAATTCTAAATCTTCTAGGTCAAGAAGAAAAATTATTTGAGATCAATAAGATAGATAAGTTAATATCTTCTATAAATTTAGATAAAAATAAATTAAATTTAGAAGGAATCATATCTTACGATATTAAAACTAAAATGCAGGTTAAAGATATTAAATATAATTTAATTGATATAAAAAATGAATCTGAATTACTTGAAGATTACATATTAGTTGATAATCCCAAACAGTATTTCGGGAAAGATTCTGTCCATCCATATCAAAAGCTTATAGCGAATCTAATAAAAGAATCTACGACTTCCGACTATTCTAACCTTTTCAAAATAATTCTAGAAAGTTCTAAAGGAAATTTGATTTGGGTAAAAGATAAAGACTGGTTCGTTTTGACTCGAAAATCTGATACGAGTAAAACAGAGATAAGTGATATTCTAAAAAAAGAGAACTTTTTAATTTCTAATCTGGATTTTAAAAACAGAAAGCTAGAGATTTGGTCAAAAATTAGTACTGATGAAAATGATAAATATGAGCTAAAAGAAAAAATCGAGGCAATTATCGAAGAAGATGAAGAGACTTACATATGGAGTCAAAACTTATCTTCTATTTCAAATTTTGATAATATAAATTATTCAGATACTGAAAAGAATACAGATAAATTTGATGATTTTGATGATGTCCTTAGAATACATTTAGGAGAAGAAAAAACTAAGACAGTCTTCAATAATTTCTATCCATATATCTTATTTAATACAATGCTAGGAAACAAACTATATCCCCCTCAAAATATTGATATAACTATTGCAGTCCCTACAATTAATTACCCAGACTTCATTAAAGTTAAAATCAACTTAAAAACAAGTTAA
- a CDS encoding translation initiation factor: MSKGGWSEFNDPLKTIENDTQNSVTPKGKRQVRIERTRSGKKGKLVTVIKGLELKQVEAKKILKNLKIACGTGGALKGDFLELQGDQISKAQEFLFKEGFRPKQSGG; encoded by the coding sequence ATGTCCAAAGGTGGCTGGAGTGAATTTAATGACCCTCTTAAGACAATAGAGAATGACACTCAAAATAGTGTTACTCCTAAAGGAAAGCGACAAGTTCGTATTGAAAGGACTCGATCTGGAAAGAAAGGAAAACTTGTTACTGTTATTAAAGGACTTGAATTAAAGCAAGTAGAGGCAAAAAAAATTCTTAAGAATTTAAAAATAGCCTGCGGAACAGGTGGAGCTTTGAAAGGCGATTTTTTAGAGTTACAAGGAGATCAAATATCAAAAGCTCAAGAATTTCTTTTTAAGGAAGGTTTTAGGCCAAAACAGAGTGGAGGTTAG
- a CDS encoding response regulator transcription factor, translating to MSDPNPSTQEVSQTPRILLVDDEPGLRTAVQAYLEDEGFQVTTAIDGEEGWEKAQKMIPDVIISDVMMPRCDGYGLLKKIREDERLGGTPVIFLTAKGMTADRTQGYQAGVDDYMPKPFDPDELVARVKNVVQRQERLLTEAARFANADVGQMAKQITEIKSMLSHGDKNNSRKDDSIPNFTPREASVLQLVAEGLMNKEIARQLETSIRNVEKYVSRLFIKTGTSSRTELVRYALENHLVT from the coding sequence ATGAGTGACCCAAATCCATCAACACAAGAAGTTTCTCAGACTCCAAGGATATTACTTGTCGATGACGAGCCTGGGTTAAGAACTGCTGTCCAGGCTTATCTTGAAGATGAGGGATTTCAAGTTACAACCGCTATAGATGGAGAAGAGGGATGGGAAAAAGCTCAAAAAATGATTCCTGATGTAATTATCAGTGACGTCATGATGCCTAGATGTGATGGTTATGGACTTTTAAAAAAAATTAGAGAAGATGAAAGACTTGGAGGTACACCTGTCATTTTCCTTACTGCTAAGGGTATGACTGCTGATAGAACTCAAGGGTATCAAGCAGGTGTAGACGACTACATGCCAAAACCATTTGATCCCGATGAGCTAGTTGCAAGAGTTAAGAATGTAGTTCAGAGGCAAGAGCGATTATTAACTGAAGCAGCCAGATTTGCGAATGCTGATGTTGGCCAAATGGCAAAACAGATTACAGAAATCAAATCAATGCTTAGCCATGGGGATAAAAACAACTCACGGAAAGATGATTCGATTCCTAATTTCACCCCAAGAGAGGCAAGCGTTTTGCAACTAGTAGCGGAAGGTTTAATGAACAAAGAAATTGCAAGACAACTTGAGACTTCTATCCGCAATGTAGAGAAATATGTGAGTCGATTATTTATTAAAACCGGCACTTCTAGTAGAACAGAATTAGTTAGATATGCACTTGAGAATCATTTGGTTACCTAA